The Chiloscyllium punctatum isolate Juve2018m chromosome 28, sChiPun1.3, whole genome shotgun sequence genome includes a region encoding these proteins:
- the rnf115a gene encoding E3 ubiquitin-protein ligase RNF115 isoform X2, giving the protein MAEAAAAVSPLRFFCHCCKGEVCPKLPEYTCPRCESGFIEEVTDETSFLDNGTNGLDDDSATQFAELWDRTFLNLDQTFLFVDGRPLRSGTSLDHDGGDLERGSQQNDIWGPSRHTRLPMARRYRARGASRPERSPAIEGIIQQLFAGLFNAGISGSQQTFSWSGMLHSNPADYAWGQSGLDAVITQLLGQLENTGPPPADKDKITALPTVHITQEQIDSGLECPVCKEDYLLEEQVRQLPCNHFFHSDCIVPWLELHDTCPVCRKSLNGEVTMGHRQTSEELSGNLSSSENRQRDPWAY; this is encoded by the exons ATGGCGGAGGCGGCGGCGGCTGTCTCTCCGCTTCGTTTCTTCTGTCACTGCTGCAAGGGAGAGGTGTGCCCCAAGCTGCCG GAGTACACCTGTCCTCGATGTGAGTCCGGCTTTATAGAGGAAGTCACAGACGAAACAAG TTTCTTGGACAATGGAACAAATGGTCTTGATGATGATTCAGCCACACAGTTTGCCGAG CTATGGGATCGCACCTTCCTGAATCTGGACCAGACCTTCCTGTTTGTTGATGGGAGACCCTTGCGCAGTGGAACGTCTCTAGATCACGATGGTGGGGACCTGGAACGAGGAAGCCAGCAGAATGATATCTGGGGTCCCAGCCGACACACGAGGTTACCAATGGCCAGAAGGTATCGTGCCCGCGGAGCATCACGCCCAGAGAGGTCTCCAGCCATTGAAGG AATAATCCAGCAGCTGTTTGCTGGGCTCTTCAATGCAGGAATCTCAGGCTCTCAGCAGACATTCTCCTG GAGCGGGATGCTACACTCAAACCCTGCTGATTATGCCTGGgggcagagtggacttgatgcaGTGATTACACAG CTTCTGGGACAACTAGAAAACACGGGGCCGCCTCCAGCAGACAAAGACAAAATCACAGCTCTCCCAACAGTGCATATCACGCAGGAGCAGATTG ATTCCGGTTTAGAATGTCCAGTTTGTAAAGAGGATTATCTTCTTGAGGAACAGGTTCGACAACTTCCCTGTAACCACTTCTTCCACAGCGACTGCATCGTACCCTGGTTAGAACTG CATGATACCTGTCCCGTGTGTCGCAAGAGTTTGAATGGAGAGGTCACCATGGGTCACCGGCAAACCTCAGAGGAGTTATCTGGTAACTTGAGTAGCAGTGAAAACCGACAGCGAGACCCCTGGGCGTACTGA
- the rnf115a gene encoding E3 ubiquitin-protein ligase RNF115 isoform X1 — translation MAEAAAAVSPLRFFCHCCKGEVCPKLPEYTCPRCESGFIEEVTDETSFLDNGTNGLDDDSATQFAELWDRTFLNLDQTFLFVDGRPLRSGTSLDHDGGDLERGSQQNDIWGPSRHTRLPMARRYRARGASRPERSPAIEGIIQQLFAGLFNAGISGSQQTFSWSGMLHSNPADYAWGQSGLDAVITQLLGQLENTGPPPADKDKITALPTVHITQEQIDSGLECPVCKEDYLLEEQVRQLPCNHFFHSDCIVPWLELTRLCFSMIPVPCVARV, via the exons ATGGCGGAGGCGGCGGCGGCTGTCTCTCCGCTTCGTTTCTTCTGTCACTGCTGCAAGGGAGAGGTGTGCCCCAAGCTGCCG GAGTACACCTGTCCTCGATGTGAGTCCGGCTTTATAGAGGAAGTCACAGACGAAACAAG TTTCTTGGACAATGGAACAAATGGTCTTGATGATGATTCAGCCACACAGTTTGCCGAG CTATGGGATCGCACCTTCCTGAATCTGGACCAGACCTTCCTGTTTGTTGATGGGAGACCCTTGCGCAGTGGAACGTCTCTAGATCACGATGGTGGGGACCTGGAACGAGGAAGCCAGCAGAATGATATCTGGGGTCCCAGCCGACACACGAGGTTACCAATGGCCAGAAGGTATCGTGCCCGCGGAGCATCACGCCCAGAGAGGTCTCCAGCCATTGAAGG AATAATCCAGCAGCTGTTTGCTGGGCTCTTCAATGCAGGAATCTCAGGCTCTCAGCAGACATTCTCCTG GAGCGGGATGCTACACTCAAACCCTGCTGATTATGCCTGGgggcagagtggacttgatgcaGTGATTACACAG CTTCTGGGACAACTAGAAAACACGGGGCCGCCTCCAGCAGACAAAGACAAAATCACAGCTCTCCCAACAGTGCATATCACGCAGGAGCAGATTG ATTCCGGTTTAGAATGTCCAGTTTGTAAAGAGGATTATCTTCTTGAGGAACAGGTTCGACAACTTCCCTGTAACCACTTCTTCCACAGCGACTGCATCGTACCCTGGTTAGAACTG ACACGACTGTGTTTCAGCATGATACCTGTCCCGTGTGTCGCAAGAGTTTGA